From Erigeron canadensis isolate Cc75 chromosome 5, C_canadensis_v1, whole genome shotgun sequence:
ATTGAATCACTTCCTTTCTTTAAGTTCTCGAATTTAAAAGGATGGAAAAACGGGTTAGAATGCTCGGTTTGTTTGTCAACTTTTGAAGATGTTGAAGTTCTTCGGCTTTTACCTAAATGCAAACATGCTTTTCACATTGATTGTATTGATCAATGGCTCGAGAAACACTCGAGTTGTCCACTTTGTAGGTTTAAGGTTGCTAAAGAGGATATCACACATTTTACTTATTCGAATTCTTTAAGGTTTAATGTATCGGAACCTTCAAATCTTAGTCTTTTCATAGAGCGAGAAGGGTCTTCAAGATTTGGAAATACAAATATTGAAAATGATCATGATCATCAAAAAATCTTGCACAAGTTTAATCATCGGATCATGGTATGTGATGACCATGATCCGATGATTCTGAGAACCAGATGGAGCAATGTGAGCTCATCTGATCTTCTTTTCTTGAAGTCCGAGATGATTAGTTGTGTGTCAAGTAACCGCTTTGATCATCATTTTTGTCCGGAAAACGAAAGGGGAGTCACGGAAAGCGGTGGGAGAAGATCGGTGTCGGAAATTACGGTTCATCCGAGGTTTCTTGAAGGTGAAGTTAGGGTTGAGGAAGAAAGATTAAGGAGATTATGGTTACCTATTGCTAGAAAGACAGTTGAACGGTTTGCTAATAATAGTAGTGAAAGCAATTGTGTTTTGGATGATCAACGAATACAAATTGATATAAAGTCAAAAGAATTGTTACATGTATAGAAAATAGTTTATTTACTCTTTTGTAATTAGAATATTAACTTCATTCATCAACCACATGAttttgtaaagaaaaatgataaactctctttttttacttttttctctTGATATTCtcatatatctttttcttaTGGTTAAAAATCTAGATTATTATCAGCGTAATACGTGGAAAACATCTATAATTAATGActtgttaaaattttataatatgatAAGTTGAGAAATATTTAACCAAGTAAGAATTTAAATcactaaaaaacataaagttaTATTAGTGGTTGTTTAGATTCCGGTTAACAATGATCACACAGTTAAAAAGttgatacatcatctattagaggttTCGCTAAGTAAGGTTTTGGTTCCTTTGGATTTATTTCATTCATCCGGAATGCCTTCATTGCCATTGTACTTAtgttttaacgttttgctcgaataatttagttatacattaaaattactaaacaacttaattatcaatctatatatcgcatgttgtgttaatataagttaaaattatgcataatattattgcatattttcatacaactatttttctgatatataattgtgatatcTTACTATAgaatttttatttggtttttaggccaaaacattaatttattaaaacgTTATATGCTAAAAGTTCTATACAAAAAATCCTTATAACAAAAatttattcgttatatgataaaaatcctatataaaaataaagtttaacaaaaacgtattacattaaaaaaaaaatttttattgtgaaaaatgtaaaataattttaaagataaaaaaatgatgtaaaatataaatgtattagtttcaatatataattatatcataaaaaacaTTACTTATTAATATCTACAAATTGAAATAAggaaatataataatttaaatttattaaaataaagttaaatttaaaaatgctAAGTAggatatatgacatcatcatatgatctaatgactctaattaaaagttgaacttcgATCATCTAAGAGTCCATACTTttccaattatgaattaaggtttctcttttatatatatttagagataattaagttaataaattaggaggatatatatttttattgtaaaaatgtTTGTTAGAAAGTATGATTAAAAACAATGAAAGTATTACTTACTAGAAAGTATGATCAAAGTTAGAGTTAGAATTAAAATTTAGTATACCAATAAAAGTATTATAAGGTTGCCTTGTGCCAGGTCTTGCACTTGAAATGAGGCTGGAAATTGGCATATCCCTATGACTTATATCATTCGAAACAGGATACTAATTCTCATTCAGGTTTTCTTACTTGAAAAAAAGTACACCTCAATAAAACATATAACCGTTATTGCTCAATTTGCATACTAATCACCCAATTATTtaagttaataatttaatatatttatatatatatattagttaaacaTGATTACTACTTTTTTTCTTCCTCAcacgttgtttttttttaaatcattatCAACTTCACAATCATGCTCCCCATATTCATCATCTTCCAAATTCTAAAATCACAATCGAGCACATATACTAGTAAAGTTAAACCACTattctttttaaaaacaaaataattgtaATTTATTAACATACCCGTTTCTTTTCTAcaattttttaatgatttttttaacattgGGCTTGAGTGACCCCCCTCTTCCTCCGCCCCTGCTTGAGTCTTTTACCACATGACGGCCTTTTCTTCGTACTATTGTATGATCGAGAATCTTTTTGATATTTTCAGCAGAAATATCAGGGACCGAGGTACATGTTAAGCTAACGGGATCATTTTTTAAACCTAAATTTCCACTCCTTAATTCATTGACTCGGTTAAGTATTAGACTACATTTTTCTTTGAGTTCAGATGCCAAGGCCGCCACTTATGAGAAAGCGTTGCACACTTAATCATAACGACGCCCCTCATTTGAGGCAACCCAATCACGTACTATAAGTTACTCTAACTTTAGTATGTCCCCTTTTGACATCTTTTCGCCATCTTCACAAGATGTACTTGGATGACACCGAATATATCTTTTCAATTATAAGACCAATTGTAAAGGTAGGTGAAAGGAGGATGGTGAAGTGAAGGTGAAAGCCAGTGAACGGTTAAGGGTGGTCAGTGATATCAACCAGTGAAAGGTGCTGGTGAAATGGATCGTTGGCTCTATTTCTCTCTTCCTTGttattcatttttgtttttttgttatatacatAGGTTGGAGAAGAGAAACAATACGTGGCATAGTGGTGGGTGGCCTGGTGGGGCTCAACTCCATCCCATTTAAAAAACTTTactctttttctcttttactttacattcattttttttttttttgtgatgtattattatttctCACCTGTATATTATGTTCTTCCTTTATTTTCCTTGaaagattatatttttgtagaaagtattaaattaaatctttaCTGATTTAAACTACAAACTGTTTTCCATAACTCATGAAATGTTAGATTTCTTAAAGAAGTGATTTTAgttaatgtatttttattttttattctttaattaaTGTAATGGCTTTAGTTAATGTAGTTTTATTAATAATGAATATGTTATGTTTAGTTTAAATGTGTTAtgtttgattaaataaataaagtggGGTCAAAATGGTAGATGAATGGTTAAGGTGAAAAATAAAAGGTGAAAGAATTAAGAAGATGATGTTGATGTGGCAAGAAAAAATGTAGGTGAAAAGGTGAACGGTTACGAATGGTCTAGGTGTAAGTGCATGCCTACACAACATTCCACGAAACTCAAACAAGCGACAAAAACATCTCGCATCACATTCTTCTCTGAATCACCCTTTTTAACAACACAACGAATGGTTTCTTTATTATATTCCTGTTGACCATAACATCCTCAATTACTTAATATTCTAAAATCCTATCTTGTGATTTTAATGAACCTGTCGCACAATACATTCTTCCGGTTAATTCATCCCTAAACTCCTTAAACTTAGCATGGTTGAATATTTTCCTCGTATGTTCCTCCATGGCATAGCGGATTATTGTTCTTCCATGGCATAGTGGATAATTGCTTATTAATGTGTATTGTAAgaattaaaatcttttttattttcgtttttcACCTTATCCCTTAATGGATTTTCGTATTGTTCCACAAATTGCTTCAAGCAAGGTAGTCTTTTTGTTGACATAAATATCAATAACTGCATAAATGCTCTCGCTATATCACCGCACAAAAGGTATCTTTCATGTAACAAGggacatatctatatctatctaaatACAAAgttgattattatattttatttttttgagttAGTTCCACTCTAGCATTATATTTAACGCATATTCAAATTCACGAGAACTTAAAGAATCGTATACACTTTGTTTAAGCTTGTACTTAATAACTTTATACTCCATATCTCTTATGGGCAGTTTTAAAAGTCTTAGGTTGTTATGGTTCGATCAAAGAAATTTCAAACATTTATGATTTACTTTTAAGCATTTGGtttatttctttgttttgttttatatttctgCAGTAAATATAGAAAAGAGTTAAtaactgaaatggtacctcacgtttgcgccatattactggttttatatcttttctttcgaaattacgctgatcatacccaatgtatgcaaatctccactcggaccatactggaggctaacgccgtcagttggccgttaaaacctcccccacgtgacttgcacgtgaggggtaaatatgtaatgtcgcgtttcctaattactgaaatggtacctaacgtttgcatgatattgctggtttcatacctatatgttttttaattacttaaatggtacataatgtttagttattaatttttttatatttttttaaatttgttttatttttcttttataaaatttttccaaaacttgttataatttaatgaaaatagtcaaaatgcacctataatccactaaaaaataataccaaatagttatttcataacaaaatataagttttaaagttcacgaataaccaaaaatagtaataaagtatcataaaaataattttaaaaaaaaatttcctctcaaaattttttaaaattgttttatgatactttattgctatttttggtt
This genomic window contains:
- the LOC122598877 gene encoding E3 ubiquitin-protein ligase ATL42-like translates to MNTPTTTRWLEFIRIPANRRKRVNCIITFLIIFPKLTLSQSSYSSTIDEHYSKSSDSNFNFEPSLAVAVGALSIAFSLTFLTLIYVKCCRISSSNHHENFGSLPRSRSRFSGIDKAIIESLPFFKFSNLKGWKNGLECSVCLSTFEDVEVLRLLPKCKHAFHIDCIDQWLEKHSSCPLCRFKVAKEDITHFTYSNSLRFNVSEPSNLSLFIEREGSSRFGNTNIENDHDHQKILHKFNHRIMVCDDHDPMILRTRWSNVSSSDLLFLKSEMISCVSSNRFDHHFCPENERGVTESGGRRSVSEITVHPRFLEGEVRVEEERLRRLWLPIARKTVERFANNSSESNCVLDDQRIQIDIKSKELLHV